In Vagococcus hydrophili, one DNA window encodes the following:
- the gyrB gene encoding DNA topoisomerase (ATP-hydrolyzing) subunit B — translation MTEENKNNEQHAYDASQIQVLEGLEAVRKRPGMYIGSTGPQGLHHLVWEIVDNSIDEALAGYCTEINVVIEENNSITVTDDGRGIPVGIQEKTGRPAVETVLTVLHAGGKFGGGGYKVSGGLHGVGSSVVNALSESLSVKVHVDGKIHFQEFNRGKICADLKVIGETEKHGTVINFKPDAEIFTETTVFEFDKLKTRIRELAFLNKGLKISIEDKREADTKFETFHYEGGIKSYVEFLNTNKTVIFEEPIFTEGEQQDITVEVALQYTDGYHTNLLSFANNIHTYEGGTHEFGFRTALTRVINDYARKQKIIKENEENLSGEDVREGITAIISIKHPEPQFEGQTKTKLGNSEVRTVTDRLFSEAFNKFLLENPITAKKVVEKGILASKARLAAKRAREVTRRKGALEISSLPGKLADCSSRTPEECELFVVEGDSAGGSAKTGRDRRTQAILPIRGKILNVEKATMDKILGNQEIRSLFTAMGTGFGADFDVSKARYHKLVIMTDADVDGAHIRTLLLTLFYRYMRPVVEAGYVYIAQPPLYGVKQGKNITYVQPGKDADERLAEVVASLPATPKATVQRYKGLGEMDDHQLWDTTMDPEQRTMLRVSVEDAIKADAVFEMLMGDKVEPRRDFIEANAHYVKNLDI, via the coding sequence TTGACAGAAGAAAATAAAAACAATGAACAACATGCTTATGATGCTAGTCAGATCCAAGTTTTAGAAGGATTAGAGGCTGTTCGTAAAAGACCGGGGATGTATATTGGTTCGACAGGACCACAAGGTTTGCACCATTTAGTTTGGGAAATCGTTGATAATTCTATCGATGAGGCTTTAGCAGGTTATTGTACGGAAATTAATGTGGTAATTGAAGAAAATAATAGTATTACAGTCACCGATGATGGGCGCGGGATTCCTGTTGGGATTCAAGAAAAAACAGGCCGTCCTGCAGTTGAGACTGTTTTAACCGTGCTTCATGCTGGTGGTAAATTCGGCGGTGGCGGCTACAAAGTATCAGGTGGTCTTCACGGAGTTGGTTCTTCAGTTGTTAATGCCTTGTCTGAATCTTTAAGTGTTAAAGTTCATGTAGATGGCAAAATTCATTTCCAAGAATTCAACCGCGGTAAAATTTGTGCTGATTTAAAGGTGATTGGTGAGACGGAAAAACACGGAACAGTGATTAACTTTAAACCTGATGCAGAGATTTTTACAGAAACAACGGTCTTTGAATTTGATAAATTAAAAACACGTATTCGTGAATTAGCATTCTTAAACAAAGGCTTAAAAATTAGTATTGAAGACAAACGTGAAGCAGATACTAAATTTGAAACATTCCACTATGAAGGCGGAATTAAAAGCTATGTTGAGTTTTTAAATACAAATAAAACGGTTATTTTTGAAGAGCCTATTTTTACAGAAGGTGAGCAACAAGATATTACGGTTGAAGTTGCCCTTCAATACACAGATGGTTATCATACGAATTTGTTGAGTTTTGCTAACAATATTCATACGTATGAAGGGGGAACTCATGAATTTGGTTTCCGTACTGCTTTAACACGTGTGATTAATGATTATGCTAGAAAACAAAAAATCATTAAAGAAAATGAAGAAAATCTAAGTGGGGAAGATGTGCGTGAAGGAATCACTGCGATTATTTCAATCAAACATCCAGAACCTCAATTTGAAGGTCAAACCAAAACGAAATTAGGTAACTCAGAAGTTCGTACGGTTACAGATCGTCTGTTCTCTGAAGCCTTCAATAAATTCTTGTTAGAAAACCCAATTACAGCGAAAAAAGTCGTTGAAAAAGGAATTTTAGCTTCCAAAGCTCGTCTAGCTGCAAAACGTGCCCGTGAAGTGACGCGTCGTAAAGGTGCTTTAGAAATCAGTAGTTTACCTGGTAAATTAGCTGACTGTTCTAGCCGTACGCCAGAAGAATGCGAATTATTCGTCGTCGAAGGGGATTCTGCCGGCGGATCAGCTAAAACTGGTCGTGACCGTCGTACTCAAGCGATTTTACCAATTCGTGGGAAAATCTTAAACGTTGAAAAAGCAACGATGGATAAAATTTTAGGGAATCAAGAAATTCGTTCGTTATTTACAGCTATGGGAACTGGTTTTGGAGCCGATTTTGATGTGTCAAAAGCAAGATACCATAAATTAGTTATCATGACCGATGCGGACGTGGATGGGGCTCATATTAGAACCTTGTTATTGACTCTTTTCTATCGCTACATGCGTCCTGTTGTTGAAGCGGGTTATGTTTACATTGCCCAACCACCTTTATATGGGGTGAAACAAGGGAAAAACATTACTTACGTTCAACCAGGTAAAGATGCCGATGAGCGTTTAGCAGAAGTGGTTGCTTCACTTCCAGCAACACCAAAAGCAACTGTTCAACGTTACAAAGGTTTGGGAGAGATGGATGATCACCAATTATGGGATACAACCATGGATCCAGAACAAAGAACGATGCTACGCGTGAGTGTTGAGGATGCGATTAAAGCCGATGCTGTGTTTGAAATGCTGATGGGTGACAAAGTTGAGCCAAGACGTGACTTCATTGAAGCCAACGCTCACTACGTTAAAAACTTAGATATCTAA
- the recF gene encoding DNA replication/repair protein RecF (All proteins in this family for which functions are known are DNA-binding proteins that assist the filamentation of RecA onto DNA for the initiation of recombination or recombinational repair.): protein MIIETIALNGYRNYDSLELKFSPKLNVFLGENAQGKTNLLESIYVLSLARSHRTNNEKEMIGWQKDFARIEGKIKRLNGPLDLTMIISTKGKKTKVNGLEQSKLSHYVGHLNVILFAPEDLFLVKGAPQNRRKFLDMEIGQINPQYLHNLSIYQNVLKQRNQYLKKLAFSSNKDLIYLDVLSEQLAKAGSFVLYHRLKFVMKLENWANEIHQRITYQKESLKISYKSQLDVTEDMSEEALFEALMKALKESTEKDLKHLTTSVGVHRDDLHFYVNERNVQNFGSQGQQRTTALSVKLAEIELINEEIGEYPILLLDDVLSELDDERQVHLMEFIENKLQTFLTTTSLTHLNNKLSITPEIFNISEGTIEGDGE, encoded by the coding sequence ATGATTATAGAAACAATCGCTTTAAATGGTTACCGTAACTATGACAGTCTTGAACTTAAATTTTCGCCTAAATTAAATGTTTTTTTAGGCGAAAATGCTCAAGGTAAAACGAATTTGCTAGAAAGTATCTATGTTCTTTCTTTAGCAAGAAGTCACCGAACGAACAATGAAAAAGAGATGATTGGCTGGCAAAAGGATTTTGCTAGAATCGAAGGAAAAATCAAGCGTCTTAACGGCCCTCTTGATTTAACGATGATTATTTCGACCAAAGGTAAAAAAACCAAGGTCAATGGCCTAGAACAAAGTAAACTGAGCCACTATGTTGGGCATTTAAATGTTATTTTGTTTGCGCCTGAGGATCTTTTTTTGGTTAAAGGTGCGCCGCAAAACAGACGGAAATTTCTAGATATGGAAATTGGTCAAATCAATCCGCAATATCTGCATAATTTAAGCATCTATCAAAATGTCTTAAAACAAAGAAACCAATATTTAAAGAAACTTGCTTTTAGCTCAAATAAAGATCTGATTTACTTAGATGTTTTATCAGAACAGTTGGCTAAGGCAGGTAGTTTTGTTTTATACCATCGTTTAAAGTTTGTTATGAAGTTAGAAAATTGGGCCAACGAAATTCATCAGAGAATTACCTACCAGAAAGAAAGTTTAAAAATTAGCTATAAAAGTCAGTTAGATGTGACTGAGGACATGTCAGAGGAGGCTTTATTTGAAGCACTCATGAAGGCGTTAAAAGAGTCCACAGAAAAAGATTTGAAGCATTTAACAACTTCTGTTGGTGTTCACCGAGATGATTTACATTTTTATGTAAATGAGCGAAACGTTCAAAATTTTGGTTCTCAGGGACAGCAAAGAACGACGGCTTTAAGCGTTAAACTAGCTGAAATTGAGTTAATTAATGAAGAGATTGGGGAATACCCGATTTTACTTTTAGATGATGTCTTGAGTGAGCTGGATGATGAGCGTCAAGTTCATTTAATGGAATTTATCGAAAACAAACTACAAACATTTTTAACGACCACGAGTTTGACTCATTTAAACAATAAATTAAGTATCACACCTGAAATATTCAACATTTCAGAAGGAACGATAGAAGGGGACGGTGAATAA
- the yaaA gene encoding S4 domain-containing protein YaaA yields the protein MKKSFLLKADTEYITLGQFLKEVDVISSGGMAKWYLQEHAVYVDGELENRRGRKLYAEMMIEIPDLGTFFMAKMPQDKE from the coding sequence GTGAAAAAGAGTTTTTTATTAAAAGCCGATACAGAATACATCACACTCGGACAGTTCTTAAAAGAAGTCGATGTGATTTCTAGTGGTGGTATGGCGAAATGGTACCTGCAAGAACACGCTGTTTATGTGGACGGAGAGCTAGAAAATCGTCGTGGAAGAAAATTATATGCAGAAATGATGATTGAAATACCTGACCTAGGTACTTTTTTTATGGCTAAAATGCCACAAGATAAGGAATAA